One Brassica napus cultivar Da-Ae chromosome C2, Da-Ae, whole genome shotgun sequence DNA window includes the following coding sequences:
- the LOC106396960 gene encoding V-type proton ATPase subunit E1: MNDGEVSRQIQQMVRFIRQEAEEKANEISVSAEEEFNIEKLQLVEAEKKKIRQDYEKNEKQADVRKKIDYSMQLNASRIKVLQAQDDIVNAMKDQAAKDLLNVSGDEYAYKQLLNDLIVQCLLRLKEPSVLLRCREEDLGLVEYILDDAKEEYAGKANVHAPEVAVDTTIFLPPPPTSSDPHGLHCSGGVVLASRDGKIVCENTLDARLDVAFRMKLPVIRRSLFGQVAA; this comes from the exons ATGAACGACGGAGAAGTTTCGAGGCAGATCCAGCAGATGGTGAGATTCATTCGCCAAGAGGCTGAGGAGAAGGCAAACGAGATCTCCGTCTCCGCTGAGGAA GAATTCAACATCGAGAAACTGCAGCTAGTTGaggcggagaagaagaagatcaggCAAGATTATGAGAAGAATGAGAAGCAGGCTGATGTACGCAAGAAGAT CGATTACTCGATGCAGCTAAACGCGTCAAGGATCAAAGTTCTTCAAGCACAGGATGATATTGTCAATGCCATGAAAGACCAAGCAGCAAAGGATCTTCTCAACGTCAGTGGCGATGAGTATGCCTACAAACAGCTTCTCAATGATCTCATTGTTCAG TGTCTGCTTCGGTTGAAAGAACCTTCTGTGTTGTTGCGTTGTCGTGAAGAGGACTTGGGTTTAGTTGAATATATTCTTGATGATGCAAAGGAGGAGTATGCTGGTAAAGCTAATGTTCATGCTCCAGAGGTTGCCGTTGACACAACCATATTCCTCCCCCCTCCTCCTACTTCTAGTGATCCTCATGGTCTCCACTG CTCTGGAGGTGTTGTGTTAGCTTCTCGTGATGGGAAAATAGTGTGCGAGAACACACTTGATGCGCGTCTTGATGTGGCATTCCGTATGAAACTTCCAGTG ATCCGTAGGTCGTTGTTCGGCCAAGTTGCTGCGTAA